The DNA segment ACCAAACCGGTTCACCCGCGTGGCTTAGCCGTGGTCCCGCTATCAAAGTGGGAGAGTTAGCGACCATAACTCGCCAATTAGCCACGCTTATTCAATCATCAATGCCGCTGGAGGAATCTCTCAAAGCCATTTCCCAGCAGTCTGAAAGTGATAAGTTAAGGGGCGTGGTGTTGGCTGTACGGTCCAAAGTGATGGAAGGACATTCTCTTGCTGATAGCATGGCGGATTTCCCCAGAGCTTTTCCGGTGCTTTACCGTGCCACAGTGGCAGCCGGTGAGCATGCAGGGCATCTGGAGTTGGTGCTTAATCGTCTGGCCGATTATACCGAAAGTTCTTATAAGTCCCGGCAAAAAACCAAACTGGCGATGCTCTATCCGGTGATTTTATTGGTGATGTCACTGGCTATAGTTTCGGGCTTAATGGCATTTGTAGTACCTGATGTAGTGGAAGTGTTTGTGGGGCAGGGGCAGCAGTTACCTATATTGACGCAGGCCTTAATCAGCACCAGTGATTTTATTGTTAGTTATGGTTTGTTGGTCATCGTATTGGCCGCTATGGCTGTGGGTGCAGTGCGTTATGCGTTGCAAAATAAGGCCTTAAAAGTTCGTTGGGATCGTCGTTTACTGACATTGCCGCTAATAGGTCGTTTCTCTCGCGGCAGTAATACAGCCCGCTATGCGAGTACCTTAAGCATACTGACCAGTAGCGGTGTGCCCTTGGTTGATGCGATGAAGATTTCAGCTGAAGTGGTGGAGAACAGTTTTTTACAGCAGTCAGTGACTGAAGCCACACAGCAAGTCAGGGAGGGGGGCAGCTTGCATAAATCCCTCGAGCACAATGGCTATTTCCCTCCGATGATGATCCATATGATTGCCAGTGGTGAAGCCAGTGGTGACCTCGATGCAATGCTGGCGAGAGTGGCTGAAAACCAGCAGCGTGAGCTGGATGATTTAGTGGCGACACTGATCGGCATTTTTGAACCGGCCATGTTGCTCTTAATGGGCGCTGCCGTACTTATTATCGTGGTTGCTATATTGCAGCCTATTTTCGATTTAAACCAGTTGATCTAACTTTGTGGTGAAGACAATGAATACAATAACGAACACTTTGCATCAGCGTTATCAGCAGGGTTTTACCCTGATTGAAATTATGGTGGTTGTGGTGATTATCAGTGTGCTGATTGGCTTGGTGGCGCCCAATATTTTAGGGCGCGTTGATGAAGCCAAAGTCACGGCGGCACAAACAGATATTGCTACCCTGGAGCAGGCTTTGGAAATGTATAAATTGGATAATCAAGTCTTTCCAAGTACTGATCAGGGCCTGCAAGCCCTGATAGAAAAACCGAATACTTCACCGGTGCCCAGAAAATGGAACCCGGCGGGCTATCTTAAAAAAAGCCAATTACCGGTAGATCCCTGGGGTGGCCAATACCAGTACATAAGCCCTGGTTCAACTGGTGCATTTGACCTGTATTCCCTCGGTGCTGATGGTCGTGAAGGTGGTGAGGGCTACGATACTGATATTGGCAATTGGTAGTGACCGCCAAGCAGCAAGGTTTTACCCTGATCGAAATCATGCTGGTGCTGGTGGTTATCGGGGTCATGGCATCTATGTTGGCTGTTTCCCTTGGGGATAATGCCCAGAAACAGCTAGACCGAGAGGCGCGGCGCTTGCAGGTGAGTTTACAAATGGTGGCCGATGAGGCGGTGATGCAGGGGGGAGAATTTGCCCTGGCCATCGGCCGCGATGCTTCTAAGGACAGCAATGGCTACCAGTTTTTATTGCTGGACCCAGAGCGACTGGTTTGGTCAGCGCTTAACGACAAGCTGTTTGCTTTTCATCCCCTAAGCAGTGCTATCTCCATAGATGTAGCATTAGCCGGTGGCGACGACCCACAGTTCAGCCGTCAGCTAGAAAGACTTCAGTCTTTGGATAATCAACAGGGCCCCGAGCCATTGCTGTTGCTATTGTCCAGTGGTGAGATAACTCCCTTTGTTATTACCTTAAATCATCAAGAGTTAAGTGAACCTGTCAGGCTGGCCAGTGATGGTATAT comes from the Oceanicoccus sagamiensis genome and includes:
- the gspF gene encoding type II secretion system inner membrane protein GspF, whose amino-acid sequence is MASFSYAALDGNGKEKKGIIEADTSRQVRQILRDQGLAPLQVDSSQPRAANSDNASGDQTGSPAWLSRGPAIKVGELATITRQLATLIQSSMPLEESLKAISQQSESDKLRGVVLAVRSKVMEGHSLADSMADFPRAFPVLYRATVAAGEHAGHLELVLNRLADYTESSYKSRQKTKLAMLYPVILLVMSLAIVSGLMAFVVPDVVEVFVGQGQQLPILTQALISTSDFIVSYGLLVIVLAAMAVGAVRYALQNKALKVRWDRRLLTLPLIGRFSRGSNTARYASTLSILTSSGVPLVDAMKISAEVVENSFLQQSVTEATQQVREGGSLHKSLEHNGYFPPMMIHMIASGEASGDLDAMLARVAENQQRELDDLVATLIGIFEPAMLLLMGAAVLIIVVAILQPIFDLNQLI
- the gspH gene encoding type II secretion system minor pseudopilin GspH, with the protein product MTAKQQGFTLIEIMLVLVVIGVMASMLAVSLGDNAQKQLDREARRLQVSLQMVADEAVMQGGEFALAIGRDASKDSNGYQFLLLDPERLVWSALNDKLFAFHPLSSAISIDVALAGGDDPQFSRQLERLQSLDNQQGPEPLLLLLSSGEITPFVITLNHQELSEPVRLASDGISGVELR
- the gspG gene encoding type II secretion system major pseudopilin GspG, whose protein sequence is MNTITNTLHQRYQQGFTLIEIMVVVVIISVLIGLVAPNILGRVDEAKVTAAQTDIATLEQALEMYKLDNQVFPSTDQGLQALIEKPNTSPVPRKWNPAGYLKKSQLPVDPWGGQYQYISPGSTGAFDLYSLGADGREGGEGYDTDIGNW